The proteins below are encoded in one region of Cucurbita pepo subsp. pepo cultivar mu-cu-16 chromosome LG10, ASM280686v2, whole genome shotgun sequence:
- the LOC111803905 gene encoding 2-succinylbenzoate--CoA ligase, chloroplastic/peroxisomal isoform X2: protein MTNYSHSHICQCLSRIATAHRASPLTIAGNRRQTGEQFVNSVLALARGLLDLGLLPGDVVVISASNSDWYLEWLLAVAFVGGIAAPLNYRWSFEEAISAMVAVQPVMLVIDESCCQWYSKLRNTDIPSLRWQILIGSHRPGYDKTRGALTSEELKKHHVVSLPLDFLHAPEDAALICFTSGTTGRPKGVAITHSALIVQTLAKVANVGYSEDDVYLHTAPLCHIGGLSSAIAMLMLGARHILIPKFEVKSAVEAIDLYGVTSLITVPAMMADLVSLIRERDNGKRRESVKKILNGGGGLPLELIKDAMKFFPRAKLVSAYGMTETCSSLTFLMLCDPTGETSMPHFQSYAQSKCHSIYQPEGVCVGKPAPHVEMKIFLDDSSHVGRILTRGPHLMLRYYDKISPRPSNDVNEVWFDTGDIGSIDDSGNLWLVGRSNGRIKSGGENIYPEEVERILLQHPGVKGCAVVGIPDSRLTEKAVACVQLEEDWQWHETSRELLDGKIKQHLSTAILRKHCKDCNLTGFKIPKEFFKWGKPFPVTTTGKLKRDAIRNEVISQFGLLRSTL, encoded by the exons ATGACTAATTACTCTCACTCTCATATCTGCCAGTGCCTCAGCCGCATAGCCACCGCACACCGAGCTTCTCCGCTCACCATTGCCGGCAACAGACGCCAGACCGGCGAGCAGTTCGTCAACAGTGTTTTGGCGCTCGCCCGAGGCTTGCTTGATCTCGGCCTCCTTCCTGGAGACGTTGTTGTTATCTCTGCTTCCAACAG TGATTGGTACTTGGAGTGGTTGCTTGCGGTTGCATTTGTTGGCGGCATTGCTGCTCCTCTGAATTACCGATGG AGCTTTGAAGAGGCAATATCTGCAATGGTAGCCGTGCAGCCAGTGATGTTGGTCATTGATGAGAGCTGTTGTCAGTGGTATTCGAAGCTTCGGAACACTGACATACCTTCCTTGAGATGGCAGATCTTAATTGGTTCCCATCGACCGGGTTATGATAAAACAAGGGGAG CCTTGACCTCtgaagaattgaagaagcATCATGTAGTAAGCCTACCACTGGATTTCCTCCATGCACCTGAAGATGCAGCTCTAATATGCTTTACTTCCG GAACAACGGGAAGGCCAAAGGGAGTTGCTATCACGCATTCGGCTCTGATTGTGCAGACCCTTGCAAAAGTTGCTAATGTTGGTTATAGTGAGGATGAT GTTTATTTACATACTGCTCCTTTGTGTCACATTGGTGGTTTGTCATCAGCCATTGCCATGCTAATGCTTGGAGCTCGCCATATATTAATACCTAAGTTTGAGGTTAAGTCTGCTGTTGAAGCAATAGATCTATACGGTGTGACTTCTTTAATCACTGTCCCCGCAATGATGGCTGATTTAGTTTCTTTAATCAG GGAAAGAGATAATggcaaaagaagagaaagtgTGAAGAAGATATTAAATGGAGGTGGGGGGCTTCCGTTAGAGCTAATCAAAGACGCCATGAAATTTTTTCCCAGAGCTAAGCTTGTATCAGCCTATG GGATGACTGAGACATGCTCATCATTGACCTTCCTGATGCTTTGTGATCCAACGGGAGAAACTTCTATGCCACACTTCCAGAGTTATGCGCAATCAAAATGTCATTCAATATATCAACCAGAGGGTGTTTGTGTTGGCAAACCTGCCCCTCACGTAgaaatgaagatttttttgGATGATTCTTCTCATGTTGGGAGGATTTTAACCAGAGGACCACATTTAATGCTTAGGTACTACGATAAAATTTCTCCAAGGCCATCAAATGACGTCAATGAAGTTTGGTTTGATACAGGTGATATTGGTTCAATAGACGACAGTGGTAATCTGTGGCTTGTTGGACGATCAAATGGCAGAATAAAAAGTGGTGGAGAGAACATTTACCCCGAGGAG GTGGAGAGAATTCTATTGCAACATCCCGGAGTTAAAGGCTGTGCTGTGGTGGGCATTCCTGATTCTCGTTTGACAGAGAAGGCTGTGGCTTGTGTTCAATTAGAAGAGGACTGGCAGTGGCATGAAACCAGTCGTGAACTTCTTGATGGAAAGATTAAACAGCATTTATCTACCGCAATTCTTCGTAAACATTGCAAGGACTGTAACTTAACTGG GTTCAAGATACCAAAGGAGTTTTTCAAGTGGGGGAAGCCATTTCCAGTCACTACAACGGGAAAGTTGAAAAGAGACGCAATTCGAAATGAGGTAATATCTCAGTTTGGATTACTGCGTAGCACCCTTTGA
- the LOC111803905 gene encoding 2-succinylbenzoate--CoA ligase, chloroplastic/peroxisomal isoform X1, which translates to MTNYSHSHICQCLSRIATAHRASPLTIAGNRRQTGEQFVNSVLALARGLLDLGLLPGDVVVISASNSDWYLEWLLAVAFVGGIAAPLNYRWSFEEAISAMVAVQPVMLVIDESCCQWYSKLRNTDIPSLRWQILIGSHRPGYDKTRGALTSEELKKHHVVSLPLDFLHAPEDAALICFTSGTTGRPKGVAITHSALIVQTLAKVANVGYSEDDVYLHTAPLCHIGGLSSAIAMLMLGARHILIPKFEVKSAVEAIDLYGVTSLITVPAMMADLVSLIRERDNGKRRESVKKILNGGGGLPLELIKDAMKFFPRAKLVSAYGMTETCSSLTFLMLCDPTGETSMPHFQSYAQSKCHSIYQPEGVCVGKPAPHVEMKIFLDDSSHVGRILTRGPHLMLRYYDKISPRPSNDVNEVWFDTGDIGSIDDSGNLWLVGRSNGRIKSGGENIYPEEGHSSTSYTNIDSSCEVDYSNEFTTNEIFKSREALINWTREVGKRNGLVIVIKTSDAGVNGRRPRISFGCERSGSYRRLSKLEVLEDKGARKLTGTKKCGCPFLLKGQKLTTDGDWMVKVVCGVHNHVANKNMEGHSFAGRLSQEENEILMNLSNSSVRPKDILSTLKSRDARNASTMKTIYNARHRQKRVEKKQKPDMQQLFGGENSIATSRS; encoded by the exons ATGACTAATTACTCTCACTCTCATATCTGCCAGTGCCTCAGCCGCATAGCCACCGCACACCGAGCTTCTCCGCTCACCATTGCCGGCAACAGACGCCAGACCGGCGAGCAGTTCGTCAACAGTGTTTTGGCGCTCGCCCGAGGCTTGCTTGATCTCGGCCTCCTTCCTGGAGACGTTGTTGTTATCTCTGCTTCCAACAG TGATTGGTACTTGGAGTGGTTGCTTGCGGTTGCATTTGTTGGCGGCATTGCTGCTCCTCTGAATTACCGATGG AGCTTTGAAGAGGCAATATCTGCAATGGTAGCCGTGCAGCCAGTGATGTTGGTCATTGATGAGAGCTGTTGTCAGTGGTATTCGAAGCTTCGGAACACTGACATACCTTCCTTGAGATGGCAGATCTTAATTGGTTCCCATCGACCGGGTTATGATAAAACAAGGGGAG CCTTGACCTCtgaagaattgaagaagcATCATGTAGTAAGCCTACCACTGGATTTCCTCCATGCACCTGAAGATGCAGCTCTAATATGCTTTACTTCCG GAACAACGGGAAGGCCAAAGGGAGTTGCTATCACGCATTCGGCTCTGATTGTGCAGACCCTTGCAAAAGTTGCTAATGTTGGTTATAGTGAGGATGAT GTTTATTTACATACTGCTCCTTTGTGTCACATTGGTGGTTTGTCATCAGCCATTGCCATGCTAATGCTTGGAGCTCGCCATATATTAATACCTAAGTTTGAGGTTAAGTCTGCTGTTGAAGCAATAGATCTATACGGTGTGACTTCTTTAATCACTGTCCCCGCAATGATGGCTGATTTAGTTTCTTTAATCAG GGAAAGAGATAATggcaaaagaagagaaagtgTGAAGAAGATATTAAATGGAGGTGGGGGGCTTCCGTTAGAGCTAATCAAAGACGCCATGAAATTTTTTCCCAGAGCTAAGCTTGTATCAGCCTATG GGATGACTGAGACATGCTCATCATTGACCTTCCTGATGCTTTGTGATCCAACGGGAGAAACTTCTATGCCACACTTCCAGAGTTATGCGCAATCAAAATGTCATTCAATATATCAACCAGAGGGTGTTTGTGTTGGCAAACCTGCCCCTCACGTAgaaatgaagatttttttgGATGATTCTTCTCATGTTGGGAGGATTTTAACCAGAGGACCACATTTAATGCTTAGGTACTACGATAAAATTTCTCCAAGGCCATCAAATGACGTCAATGAAGTTTGGTTTGATACAGGTGATATTGGTTCAATAGACGACAGTGGTAATCTGTGGCTTGTTGGACGATCAAATGGCAGAATAAAAAGTGGTGGAGAGAACATTTACCCCGAGGAG GGGCATTCGTCTACTAGTTACACTAATATTGATTCATCTTGTGAAGTAGATTACTCAAATGAGTTTACCACAAATGAG ATATTCAAAAGTCGAGAAGCTTTAATTAATTGGACACGAGAGGTTGGAAAGAGAAATGGATTGGTTATAGTCATAAAGACATCTGATGCAGGCGTGAATGGTAGGAGGCCTAGAATTTCTTTTGGTTGTGAGAGAAGTGGGAGTTATAGACGGTTATCAAAATTGGAAGTTTTAGAAGACAAAGGAGCTCGCAAGCTTACTGGAACCAAAAAATGTGGATGCCCTTTTTTATTGAAAGGTCAAAAATTGACCACAGATGGTGATTGGATGGTCAAAGTAGTATGTGGGGTACATAATCACGTAGCAAATAAGAATATGGAAGGACATTCATTTGCAGGGAGATTATCgcaagaagagaatgaaatctTGATGAACTTGTCTAACTCATCAGTCCGCCCTAAAGATATATTGAGCACATTGAAGAGTCGAGATGCTCGAAATGCTAGCACAATGAAGACCATATATAATGCTCGTCATCGACAAAAGAGAGttgagaagaaacaaaaaccagATATGCAACAACTTTTTG GTGGAGAGAATTCTATTGCAACATCCCGGAGTTAA
- the LOC111803654 gene encoding uncharacterized protein LOC111803654, translated as MAVFLPLIVAVASALEIRPSEHGLEFQSPPPAGEKSSPQMRSFFVGTSSPIPDTTLPLPKAMNSSEAPGWWTHRDGGNKRVRNALLVATAACGITGVTLLVGSTLFYIYKVKAFGVNYDHPIDDSFN; from the exons ATGGCCGTGTTCTTGCCACTGATCGTGGCGGTCGCATCCGCGCTGGAGATACGGCCGTCGGAGCACGGGCTGGAGTTTCAGAGCCCTCCGCCTGCGGGAGAAAAATCGTCGCCACAGATGCGGTCGTTCTTCGTAGGAACATCGTCGCCAATTCCGGATACAACATTGCCGTTGCCGAAGGCGATGAATTCGAGCGAGGCGCCGGGATGGTGGACCCACCGTGACGGTGGAAATAAACGAGTAAGAAATGCATTATTGGTGGCGACGGCGGCTTGTGGAATTACAGGTGTCACTTTATTAGTGGGTTCTACGCTATTCTACATTTATAAG GTTAAAGCTTTTGGCGTTAACTATGATCATCCCATTGATGATTCTTTTAATTAG
- the LOC111804534 gene encoding probable ADP-ribosylation factor GTPase-activating protein AGD13: MELGRPGSGKRRLRDLLLLKDNRFCADCRASDPKWASANIGVFICLKCCGVHRSLGAHISKVLSVTLDEWNDDEIDAMIEIGGNSSANAIYEAFIPDGFSKPGPDASHEQRSRFIRSKYELQEFLKPSLRISSAHSDKSNIQANFAARVMNSFRSSQKQEGMVDFIGLLKVKVIKGTNLAIRDMMTSDPYVVLTLGRQTVQTCVVASNLNPVWNEELTLSVPQSFGSLKLQVYDYDTFSADDIMGEADIDLQPLITSAMAFGDAGLFSNMQIGKWLKSHDNALMNDSTVNIVDGKVKQEMTLKLQNVESGELDLELEWMAS, from the exons ATGGAACTTGGGAGGCCTGGCTCAG GCAAAAGGAGGCTAAGGGACCTATTGCTCCTAAAGGATAATCGCTTCTGTGCGGATTGTCGCGCTTCAGACCCTAAATGGGC GTCAGCAAATATTGGAGTTTTTATATGCTTGAAATGTTGCGGCGTTCACAGAAGCCTTGGTGCACATATATCaaag GTGTTATCAGTGACATTGGATGAATGGaatgatgatgaaattgaTGCCATGATAGAAATTGGAGGAAATTCTTCTGCAAATGCAATTTATGAAGCCTTTATTCCTGATGGATTTTCAAAACCTGGACCAGATGCCAGCCATGAACAACGTTCAAGATTTATTCG ATCCAAATATGAACTTCAAGAATTTCTGAAACCGAGCTTGAGAATTTCATCAGCCCACTCTGACAAAAGCAATATCCAAGCAAACTTTGCTGCAAGGGTCATGAACAGTTTTCGTTCTTCACAAAAACAA GAAGGTATGGTAGACTTTATTGGATTATTGAAGGTCAAAGTGATTAAAGGGACAAACTTAGCTATCAGGGATATGATGACAAGCGATCCTTATGTAGTCTTGACTCTTGGACGACAG actGTCCAGACATGTGTAGTGGCGAGCAACTTGAACCCTGTGTGGAATGAGGAACTGACGCTATCTGTACCTCAATCTTTTGGATCCTTAAAGTTG CAAGTATACGATTATGACACGTTTTCAGCAGACGACATAATGGGAGAAGCAGACATTGATCTCCAGCCCTTGATAACATCCGCAATGGCATTTGGAGATGCTGGATTGTTTTCAAATATGCAAATTGGAAAATGGCTGAAATCGCACGATAATGCTCTCATGAACGATAGCACCGTTAATATTGTCGATGGGAAGGTGAAGCAAGAGATGACACTCAAGCTTCAGAATGTGGAATCAGGAGAACTAGATCTAGAGCTGGAATGGATGGCCTCTTGA
- the LOC111804027 gene encoding ferredoxin--NADP reductase, root isozyme, chloroplastic, with protein MAHSTFSQVAVAVPVGNDLSVKRSVFKTNSLRFHEKSWSPVSALNLNLRGTRARGWQTVCMSVPQTSAPKVSVAPLDLEDAKEPPLNIYKPKSPYTATIVSVERLVGPKAPGETCHIVIDHGGNVPYWEGQSYGVIPPGENPKKPGNPHNVRLYSIASTRYGDSFDGKTASLCVRRAVYYDPETGKEDPSKNGVCSNFLCDSKPGDKVQITGPSGKIMLLPEDDPNATHIMIATGTGVAPFRGYLRRMFMESVPTFKFGGLAWLFLGVANVDSLLYDDEFSKYLKDYPENFRYDRALSREQKNKSGGKMYVQDKIEEYSDEIFKLLDGGAHIYFCGLKGMMPGIQDTLKKVAEQRGEKWEEKLSQLKKNKQWHVEVY; from the exons ATGGCCCATTCCACATTTTCTCAG GTGGCTGTCGCTGTTCCAGTTGGAAATGATTTGTCTGTCAAGAGATCAGTGTTTAAG ACAAATAGCCTAAGATTCCATGAGAAGTCATGGTCACCTGTCTCAGCTCTGAACTTGAATCTAAGGGGCACTCGAGCAAGAGGTTGGCAAACAGTATGCATGTCCGTGCCACAAACAAGTGCACCGAAGGTATCTGTTGCACCTTTAGACCTTGAAGATGCCAAAGAGCCTCCATTGAATATATACAAACCAAAATCACCTTACACTGCAACTATCGTTTCGGTTGAAAGACTCGTTGGTCCAAAAGCACCGGGAGAGACTTGTCATATTGTAATTGATCATGGCGGCAATGTTCCCTATTGGGAAGGTCAGAGCTATGGTGTTATTCCTCCA GGTGAAAACCCGAAGAAACCTGGGAATCCACACAATGTTCGCCTTTACTCAATTGCATCAACTAGGTATGGAGATTCTTTTGATGGCAAGACGGCTAGTTTATGTGTTCGTCGTGCTGTTTATTATGACCCTGAAACTGGAAAGGAGGATCCTTCAAAGAACGGAGTATGCAGCAACTTCTTATGCGACTCGAAGCCCGGAGATAAAGTTCAGATCACAG GTCCATCTGGCAAGATAATGCTTCTTCCTGAAGACGACCCAAATGCCACCCACATAATGATCGCTACTGGCACTGGCGTTGCTCCATTCAGAGGTTATCTCCGACGAATGTTCATGGAGTCTGTACCGACATTCAAATTCGGTGGACTTGCTTGGCTGTTCCTCGGAGTGGCAAACGTCGATAGTCTTTTATATGACGATGAATTCAGCAAGTATCTGAAGGACTATCCTGAAAACTTCCGCTACGATCGAGCTCTTAGCAGGGAGCAAAAGAACAAGAGTGGAGGGAAAATGTACGTCCAGGACAAAATTGAGGAGTACAGCGACGAAATCTTTAAACTCCTGGACGGCGGGGCTCACATATACTTCTGTGGACTGAAGGGGATGATGCCTGGAATTCAGGACACTCTGAAGAAGGTTGCCGAGCAAAGAGGTGAGAAATGGGAAGAGAAGCTTTCACaacttaaaaagaacaaacagTGGCATGTTGAAGTTTACTGA